From the genome of Malus domestica chromosome 04, GDT2T_hap1, one region includes:
- the LOC103419294 gene encoding syntaxin-71-like, whose product MSVIEILTRVEAICQKYDRYDVEKQKDLNVSGDDAFARLYGSVESDIEALLQKAEIASKEKNRASAVALNAEIRRTKARLLEEVPKLQRLAVKKVKGLSSQDFAARNDLVLALPDRIQDIPDGTPAAPKQTGGGWAASASRTEIKFDSEGRFDNEFFQQSEESSNFRQEYEMRKMKQDQGLDMISDGLDTLKNMAQDMNEEFDRQVPLMDEIDSKVDKASADLKNTNVRLKDTVNQLRSSRNFCIDIVLLCIILGIAAYLYNVLKK is encoded by the exons ATGAGCGTCATCGAAATCTTGACGAGAGTAGAGGCGATCTGCCAGAAGTACGACCGTTACGACGTCGAAAAGCAGAAGGATCTCAATGTCTCCGGCGACGACGCCTTTGCTCGCCTCTACGGCTCCGTCGAATCCGACATTGAAGCCCTCCTCCAG AAAGCGGAAATTGCTTCGAAAGAGAAAAATAGGGCATCGGCTGTTGCGCTGAATGCCGAGATTCGTAGGACCAAGGCTCGATTGCTCGAGGAGGTTCCCAAATTGCAGAGGTTGGCTGTAAAGAAG GTTAAGGGGCTTTCATCCCAAGATTTTGCTGCTCGTAATGATTTGGTCCTTGCGTTGCCAGATAGGATCCAGGATATTCCAGATGGGACTCCAGCTGCACCCAAACAAACTGGAGGAGGTTGGGCAGCTTCAGCTTCTCGTACAGAAATCAAATTTGATTCTG AGGGACGGTTTGATAATGAATTCTTCCAACAGTCTGAGGAGTCAAGTAATTTCAGGCAAGAGTATGAAATGCGGAAAATGAAACAG GATCAAGGTTTGGATATGATATCAGATGGTTTGGATACGTTGAAAAATATGGCTCAGGATATGAACGAG GAATTCGATAGGCAAGTTCCTTTGATGGATGAGATTGACTCCAAG GTGGACAAGGCATCTGCGGACCTTAAGAATACCAATGTTAGACTGAAGGACACAGTCAACCAG CTGAGGTCTAGCCGAAATTTCTGTATTGATATTGTGTTGCTGTGTATAATTTTGGGCATTGCTGCGTATTTGTACAA TGTACTGAAGAAGTGA